From the genome of Bos taurus isolate L1 Dominette 01449 registration number 42190680 breed Hereford chromosome 27, ARS-UCD2.0, whole genome shotgun sequence, one region includes:
- the CCDC110 gene encoding coiled-coil domain-containing protein 110 isoform X2 yields the protein MSPEKRPEEEDEVDCVLLSASKILNSSEGIKENGSSETEHGCVSESENQIQPQSALKALQQQLESFQALRIQTLQNVSMVQSEISEILNKSIIEVENPQFNPEKNLVFGTHNETALGDWIVRGENKETPVLKTLKDPIENQEETLSTEKIHHFEDSRTLHSAEEKFSSDSIDSLPQSIDVPCQIHFKDTLPLRISTDNSASENSDGLKNYNNFYNFLPNVPQNGMSQAETLILDKSRMTMPFLKNGFCENLDDICHSIKQMKEELQKSHNRELALTNELQTLKAVPRHGNYDLPPVHKEKNNFIKEENIESNLSEDIKSKRILELEALVNKLLPLRETVSKFHVNFCRKCKKLSRSEIHRGKRNEKNNKEIPITDKNIADLKLHSRVPRHTLAFIDPTKYEMKDKEKQPFTVKQGSIIFENEKTSKVNSVTEQCVAKIQYLQNYLKESMQIQKKVMKLENENLTLKTKIKPLVFTTQSLIQKIEMYEKQLKTLVEEKNTLQSKLTKTEEDGKECLKELKKIVSNYNVLQGQNKTLEEKNSQLSLENQQIIEALDQLKSKEHKTQSDMAIVNNENKRLSIEMESMKTNILLIQEEKEMLEKKTHQLLKEKGALENELKETRLETAQLKEKERLAKIEQETLLQIVETVKNEKLNLETTLQESTAAREMMAREIEDIQTYQSTAEENFLQEIKNAKSEASIYKNSLSEMGNECELLSKMLMEIKTDNQLLKEELKKNSQESIKFENSISRLEEDKILLENYVRSIENERDTLEFEMRNLQREYSNLSEKICSHHIDLSKMGHISRKDKFHFDIYDIYEDTSSPGNRPLALGLKVIGPVKR from the exons ATGAGCCCGG AAAAGCGTCCTGAGGAAGAGGATGAGGTTGACTGCGTCCTCCTTTCAGCATCCAAGATCCTAAATTCTTCTGAGGGGATAAAGGAAAATGGTAGCAGTGAAACAG AACACGGCTGTGTATCAGAATCAGAAAATCAAATCCAACCACAATCAGCATTGAAA GCCCTTCAGCAACAACTGGAATCGTTTCAGGCTCTCCGAATACAGACTCTGCAAAATGTTAGCATG GTACAGTCTGAAATCAGTGAAATATTGAACAAAAGTATCATTGAAGTAGAAAACCCACAATTTAACCCAGAAAAAAATCTAGTATTCGGCACACACAATGAAACGGCTTTG GGTGACTGGATTGTCAGAGGTGAAAATAAGGAAACTCCTGTCCTGAAAACCCTGAAAGAT cCTATAGAGAATCAAGAAGAAACCCTTTCTACAGAGAAAATTCATCATTTTGAGGATTCCAGAACTCTTCATTCAGCAGAAGAAAAATTCAGTAGTGATAGTATTGACAGTCTTCCTCAAAGTATAGATGTTCCATGCCAGATACATTTCAAGGACACATTACCTCTGAGAATTTCGACAGATAATTCAGCTTCAGAAAATTCTGACGGGTTGAAGAATTATAAtaacttttataattttctacCTAATGTACCTCAAAATGGGATGTCTCAAGCTGAGACGCTAATTCTGGATAAGTCCAGAATGACAATGCCTTTTCTCAAGAATGGATTTTGTGAAAATTTAGATGATATTTGCCATTCCATTAAACAAATGAAGGAAGAGCTTCAAAAGTCACATAATAGGGAACTGGCACTTACAAACGAACTGCAGACTTTAAAAGCTGTTCCAAGGCATGGGAATTATGACCTGCCCCCCgttcacaaagaaaaaaacaatttcattaaggaagaaaatattgaaaGTAACTTAAGTGAAGATATAAAATCAAAGAGAATTTTGGAATTAGAGGCATTAGTAAACAAATTGCTCCCActtagggaaacagtgtcaaaatTCCATGTGAATTTTTGTAGGAAATGTAAAAAATTATCTAGGAGCGAAATACACAGGggaaaaaggaatgagaaaaacaataaagaaattcCTATCACTGACAAGAATATTGCAGATTTAAAACTCCATTCCAGAGTCCCGAGACATACATTGGCATTCATTGACCCaacaaaatatgaaatgaaagacaaagaaaaacaaccaTTTACAGTAAAACAAGGATcaataatatttgaaaatgagaaaacatcCAAAGTCAATTCTGTTACTGAGCAATGTGTAGCAAAAATTCAGTACTTACAGAATTACTTGAAAGAATCTATGCAAATACAGAAAAAAGTAATGAAACTAGAGAATGAAAACCTAAcccttaaaacaaaaattaaacctCTTGTCTTTACCACACAATCTCTGATACAGAAAATTGAAATGTATGAAAAGCAACTTAAGACACTGGTTGAAGAAAAGAATACTCTCCAGTCCAAGTTAACTAAAACAGAAGAAGATGGCAAAGAATGTcttaaagaattgaaaaaaatagtTAGTAACTATAATGTTCTCCAAGGACAAAATAAAACCCTCGAGGAAAAAAACAGTCAACTTTCTTTGGAGAATCAACAAATCATAGAAGCATTAGATCAACTAAAAAGCAAGGAACACAAAACTCAAAGTGATATGGCCATTGTCAATAATGAAAACAAACGATTGAGCATAGAAATGGaatcaatgaaaacaaatattctattgatacaagaggaaaaagaaatgttagaGAAAAAAACTCACCAGCTTCTAAAGGAAAAAGGGGCACTGGAAAATGAACTGAAAGAGACCCGCCTAGAGACAGCGCagctgaaagagaaagaaagattggCAAAAATCGAACAAGAGACACTTCTTCAAATAGtagaaacagttaaaaatgaaaagcttaATCTTGAAACCACCTTACAAGAATCTACTGCTGCGAGAGAGATGATGGCAAGAGAAATTGAGGATATTCAAACATACCAATCTACTGCGGAAGAGAATTTTCTGCAAGAGATAAAAAATGCAAAGTCAGAAGCAAGTATTTATAAGAATAGTTTGTCAGAAATGGGCAATGAATGTGAACTGTTATCAAAAATGTTAATGGAAATTAAGACCGATAATCAGCTTctaaaagaggaactaaaaaaaaatagtcaagaaagtataaaatttgaaaacagcATCAGTAGACTTGAGGAAGACAAAATACTCTTAGAAAATTATGTAAGAAGTATAGAGAATGAAAGGGACACCTTGGAATTTGAGATGCGGAATCTTCAAAGAGAATATTCAAATCTAAGTGAAAAAATCTGCAGTCACCATATTGACCTCTCAAAAATGGGTCACATTTCAAGGAAAGATAAATTCCATTTTGACATCTATGATATTTATGAAGACACCTCTAGTCCTGGGAATAGGCCTTTAGCCCTTGGTTTGAAAG tgataggGCCAGTGAAGAGGTAA
- the CCDC110 gene encoding coiled-coil domain-containing protein 110 isoform X3 encodes MSPEKRPEEEDEVDCVLLSASKILNSSEGIKENGSSETEHGCVSESENQIQPQSALKALQQQLESFQALRIQTLQNVSMVQSEISEILNKSIIEVENPQFNPEKNLVFGTHNETALGDWIVRGENKETPVLKTLKDPIENQEETLSTEKIHHFEDSRTLHSAEEKFSSDSIDSLPQSIDVPCQIHFKDTLPLRISTDNSASENSDGLKNYNNFYNFLPNVPQNGMSQAETLILDKSRMTMPFLKNGFCENLDDICHSIKQMKEELQKSHNRELALTNELQTLKAVPRHGNYDLPPVHKEKNNFIKEENIESNLSEDIKSKRILELEALVNKLLPLRETVSKFHVNFCRKCKKLSRSEIHRGKRNEKNNKEIPITDKNIADLKLHSRVPRHTLAFIDPTKYEMKDKEKQPFTVKQGSIIFENEKTSKVNSVTEQCVAKIQYLQNYLKESMQIQKKVMKLENENLTLKTKIKPLVFTTQSLIQKIEMYEKQLKTLVEEKNTLQSKLTKTEEDGKECLKELKKIVSNYNVLQGQNKTLEEKNSQLSLENQQIIEALDQLKSKEHKTQSDMAIVNNENKRLSIEMESMKTNILLIQEEKEMLEKKTHQLLKEKGALENELKETRLETAQLKEKERLAKIEQETLLQIVETVKNEKLNLETTLQESTAAREMMAREIEDIQTYQSTAEENFLQEIKNAKSEASIYKNSLSEMGNECELLSKMLMEIKTDNQLLKEELKKNSQESIKFENSISRLEEDKILLENYVRSIENERDTLEFEMRNLQREYSNLSEKICSHHIDLSKMGHISRKDKFHFDIYDIYEDTSSPGNRPLALGLKA; translated from the exons ATGAGCCCGG AAAAGCGTCCTGAGGAAGAGGATGAGGTTGACTGCGTCCTCCTTTCAGCATCCAAGATCCTAAATTCTTCTGAGGGGATAAAGGAAAATGGTAGCAGTGAAACAG AACACGGCTGTGTATCAGAATCAGAAAATCAAATCCAACCACAATCAGCATTGAAA GCCCTTCAGCAACAACTGGAATCGTTTCAGGCTCTCCGAATACAGACTCTGCAAAATGTTAGCATG GTACAGTCTGAAATCAGTGAAATATTGAACAAAAGTATCATTGAAGTAGAAAACCCACAATTTAACCCAGAAAAAAATCTAGTATTCGGCACACACAATGAAACGGCTTTG GGTGACTGGATTGTCAGAGGTGAAAATAAGGAAACTCCTGTCCTGAAAACCCTGAAAGAT cCTATAGAGAATCAAGAAGAAACCCTTTCTACAGAGAAAATTCATCATTTTGAGGATTCCAGAACTCTTCATTCAGCAGAAGAAAAATTCAGTAGTGATAGTATTGACAGTCTTCCTCAAAGTATAGATGTTCCATGCCAGATACATTTCAAGGACACATTACCTCTGAGAATTTCGACAGATAATTCAGCTTCAGAAAATTCTGACGGGTTGAAGAATTATAAtaacttttataattttctacCTAATGTACCTCAAAATGGGATGTCTCAAGCTGAGACGCTAATTCTGGATAAGTCCAGAATGACAATGCCTTTTCTCAAGAATGGATTTTGTGAAAATTTAGATGATATTTGCCATTCCATTAAACAAATGAAGGAAGAGCTTCAAAAGTCACATAATAGGGAACTGGCACTTACAAACGAACTGCAGACTTTAAAAGCTGTTCCAAGGCATGGGAATTATGACCTGCCCCCCgttcacaaagaaaaaaacaatttcattaaggaagaaaatattgaaaGTAACTTAAGTGAAGATATAAAATCAAAGAGAATTTTGGAATTAGAGGCATTAGTAAACAAATTGCTCCCActtagggaaacagtgtcaaaatTCCATGTGAATTTTTGTAGGAAATGTAAAAAATTATCTAGGAGCGAAATACACAGGggaaaaaggaatgagaaaaacaataaagaaattcCTATCACTGACAAGAATATTGCAGATTTAAAACTCCATTCCAGAGTCCCGAGACATACATTGGCATTCATTGACCCaacaaaatatgaaatgaaagacaaagaaaaacaaccaTTTACAGTAAAACAAGGATcaataatatttgaaaatgagaaaacatcCAAAGTCAATTCTGTTACTGAGCAATGTGTAGCAAAAATTCAGTACTTACAGAATTACTTGAAAGAATCTATGCAAATACAGAAAAAAGTAATGAAACTAGAGAATGAAAACCTAAcccttaaaacaaaaattaaacctCTTGTCTTTACCACACAATCTCTGATACAGAAAATTGAAATGTATGAAAAGCAACTTAAGACACTGGTTGAAGAAAAGAATACTCTCCAGTCCAAGTTAACTAAAACAGAAGAAGATGGCAAAGAATGTcttaaagaattgaaaaaaatagtTAGTAACTATAATGTTCTCCAAGGACAAAATAAAACCCTCGAGGAAAAAAACAGTCAACTTTCTTTGGAGAATCAACAAATCATAGAAGCATTAGATCAACTAAAAAGCAAGGAACACAAAACTCAAAGTGATATGGCCATTGTCAATAATGAAAACAAACGATTGAGCATAGAAATGGaatcaatgaaaacaaatattctattgatacaagaggaaaaagaaatgttagaGAAAAAAACTCACCAGCTTCTAAAGGAAAAAGGGGCACTGGAAAATGAACTGAAAGAGACCCGCCTAGAGACAGCGCagctgaaagagaaagaaagattggCAAAAATCGAACAAGAGACACTTCTTCAAATAGtagaaacagttaaaaatgaaaagcttaATCTTGAAACCACCTTACAAGAATCTACTGCTGCGAGAGAGATGATGGCAAGAGAAATTGAGGATATTCAAACATACCAATCTACTGCGGAAGAGAATTTTCTGCAAGAGATAAAAAATGCAAAGTCAGAAGCAAGTATTTATAAGAATAGTTTGTCAGAAATGGGCAATGAATGTGAACTGTTATCAAAAATGTTAATGGAAATTAAGACCGATAATCAGCTTctaaaagaggaactaaaaaaaaatagtcaagaaagtataaaatttgaaaacagcATCAGTAGACTTGAGGAAGACAAAATACTCTTAGAAAATTATGTAAGAAGTATAGAGAATGAAAGGGACACCTTGGAATTTGAGATGCGGAATCTTCAAAGAGAATATTCAAATCTAAGTGAAAAAATCTGCAGTCACCATATTGACCTCTCAAAAATGGGTCACATTTCAAGGAAAGATAAATTCCATTTTGACATCTATGATATTTATGAAGACACCTCTAGTCCTGGGAATAGGCCTTTAGCCCTTGGTTTGAAAG CCTGA
- the CCDC110 gene encoding coiled-coil domain-containing protein 110 isoform X1: MSPEKRPEEEDEVDCVLLSASKILNSSEGIKENGSSETEHGCVSESENQIQPQSALKALQQQLESFQALRIQTLQNVSMVQSEISEILNKSIIEVENPQFNPEKNLVFGTHNETALGDWIVRGENKETPVLKTLKDPIENQEETLSTEKIHHFEDSRTLHSAEEKFSSDSIDSLPQSIDVPCQIHFKDTLPLRISTDNSASENSDGLKNYNNFYNFLPNVPQNGMSQAETLILDKSRMTMPFLKNGFCENLDDICHSIKQMKEELQKSHNRELALTNELQTLKAVPRHGNYDLPPVHKEKNNFIKEENIESNLSEDIKSKRILELEALVNKLLPLRETVSKFHVNFCRKCKKLSRSEIHRGKRNEKNNKEIPITDKNIADLKLHSRVPRHTLAFIDPTKYEMKDKEKQPFTVKQGSIIFENEKTSKVNSVTEQCVAKIQYLQNYLKESMQIQKKVMKLENENLTLKTKIKPLVFTTQSLIQKIEMYEKQLKTLVEEKNTLQSKLTKTEEDGKECLKELKKIVSNYNVLQGQNKTLEEKNSQLSLENQQIIEALDQLKSKEHKTQSDMAIVNNENKRLSIEMESMKTNILLIQEEKEMLEKKTHQLLKEKGALENELKETRLETAQLKEKERLAKIEQETLLQIVETVKNEKLNLETTLQESTAAREMMAREIEDIQTYQSTAEENFLQEIKNAKSEASIYKNSLSEMGNECELLSKMLMEIKTDNQLLKEELKKNSQESIKFENSISRLEEDKILLENYVRSIENERDTLEFEMRNLQREYSNLSEKICSHHIDLSKMGHISRKDKFHFDIYDIYEDTSSPGNRPLALGLKGTASKLYQLLPSKTCK, from the exons ATGAGCCCGG AAAAGCGTCCTGAGGAAGAGGATGAGGTTGACTGCGTCCTCCTTTCAGCATCCAAGATCCTAAATTCTTCTGAGGGGATAAAGGAAAATGGTAGCAGTGAAACAG AACACGGCTGTGTATCAGAATCAGAAAATCAAATCCAACCACAATCAGCATTGAAA GCCCTTCAGCAACAACTGGAATCGTTTCAGGCTCTCCGAATACAGACTCTGCAAAATGTTAGCATG GTACAGTCTGAAATCAGTGAAATATTGAACAAAAGTATCATTGAAGTAGAAAACCCACAATTTAACCCAGAAAAAAATCTAGTATTCGGCACACACAATGAAACGGCTTTG GGTGACTGGATTGTCAGAGGTGAAAATAAGGAAACTCCTGTCCTGAAAACCCTGAAAGAT cCTATAGAGAATCAAGAAGAAACCCTTTCTACAGAGAAAATTCATCATTTTGAGGATTCCAGAACTCTTCATTCAGCAGAAGAAAAATTCAGTAGTGATAGTATTGACAGTCTTCCTCAAAGTATAGATGTTCCATGCCAGATACATTTCAAGGACACATTACCTCTGAGAATTTCGACAGATAATTCAGCTTCAGAAAATTCTGACGGGTTGAAGAATTATAAtaacttttataattttctacCTAATGTACCTCAAAATGGGATGTCTCAAGCTGAGACGCTAATTCTGGATAAGTCCAGAATGACAATGCCTTTTCTCAAGAATGGATTTTGTGAAAATTTAGATGATATTTGCCATTCCATTAAACAAATGAAGGAAGAGCTTCAAAAGTCACATAATAGGGAACTGGCACTTACAAACGAACTGCAGACTTTAAAAGCTGTTCCAAGGCATGGGAATTATGACCTGCCCCCCgttcacaaagaaaaaaacaatttcattaaggaagaaaatattgaaaGTAACTTAAGTGAAGATATAAAATCAAAGAGAATTTTGGAATTAGAGGCATTAGTAAACAAATTGCTCCCActtagggaaacagtgtcaaaatTCCATGTGAATTTTTGTAGGAAATGTAAAAAATTATCTAGGAGCGAAATACACAGGggaaaaaggaatgagaaaaacaataaagaaattcCTATCACTGACAAGAATATTGCAGATTTAAAACTCCATTCCAGAGTCCCGAGACATACATTGGCATTCATTGACCCaacaaaatatgaaatgaaagacaaagaaaaacaaccaTTTACAGTAAAACAAGGATcaataatatttgaaaatgagaaaacatcCAAAGTCAATTCTGTTACTGAGCAATGTGTAGCAAAAATTCAGTACTTACAGAATTACTTGAAAGAATCTATGCAAATACAGAAAAAAGTAATGAAACTAGAGAATGAAAACCTAAcccttaaaacaaaaattaaacctCTTGTCTTTACCACACAATCTCTGATACAGAAAATTGAAATGTATGAAAAGCAACTTAAGACACTGGTTGAAGAAAAGAATACTCTCCAGTCCAAGTTAACTAAAACAGAAGAAGATGGCAAAGAATGTcttaaagaattgaaaaaaatagtTAGTAACTATAATGTTCTCCAAGGACAAAATAAAACCCTCGAGGAAAAAAACAGTCAACTTTCTTTGGAGAATCAACAAATCATAGAAGCATTAGATCAACTAAAAAGCAAGGAACACAAAACTCAAAGTGATATGGCCATTGTCAATAATGAAAACAAACGATTGAGCATAGAAATGGaatcaatgaaaacaaatattctattgatacaagaggaaaaagaaatgttagaGAAAAAAACTCACCAGCTTCTAAAGGAAAAAGGGGCACTGGAAAATGAACTGAAAGAGACCCGCCTAGAGACAGCGCagctgaaagagaaagaaagattggCAAAAATCGAACAAGAGACACTTCTTCAAATAGtagaaacagttaaaaatgaaaagcttaATCTTGAAACCACCTTACAAGAATCTACTGCTGCGAGAGAGATGATGGCAAGAGAAATTGAGGATATTCAAACATACCAATCTACTGCGGAAGAGAATTTTCTGCAAGAGATAAAAAATGCAAAGTCAGAAGCAAGTATTTATAAGAATAGTTTGTCAGAAATGGGCAATGAATGTGAACTGTTATCAAAAATGTTAATGGAAATTAAGACCGATAATCAGCTTctaaaagaggaactaaaaaaaaatagtcaagaaagtataaaatttgaaaacagcATCAGTAGACTTGAGGAAGACAAAATACTCTTAGAAAATTATGTAAGAAGTATAGAGAATGAAAGGGACACCTTGGAATTTGAGATGCGGAATCTTCAAAGAGAATATTCAAATCTAAGTGAAAAAATCTGCAGTCACCATATTGACCTCTCAAAAATGGGTCACATTTCAAGGAAAGATAAATTCCATTTTGACATCTATGATATTTATGAAGACACCTCTAGTCCTGGGAATAGGCCTTTAGCCCTTGGTTTGAAAG gaacTGCAAGTAAACTGTATCAACTGCTTCCATCCAAGACATGTAAATAA
- the CCDC110 gene encoding coiled-coil domain-containing protein 110 isoform X4: MSPEKRPEEEDEVDCVLLSASKILNSSEGIKENGSSETEHGCVSESENQIQPQSALKALQQQLESFQALRIQTLQNVSMKQERGNGKRRQKPPEADTTESTLMTKVKDL, translated from the exons ATGAGCCCGG AAAAGCGTCCTGAGGAAGAGGATGAGGTTGACTGCGTCCTCCTTTCAGCATCCAAGATCCTAAATTCTTCTGAGGGGATAAAGGAAAATGGTAGCAGTGAAACAG AACACGGCTGTGTATCAGAATCAGAAAATCAAATCCAACCACAATCAGCATTGAAA GCCCTTCAGCAACAACTGGAATCGTTTCAGGCTCTCCGAATACAGACTCTGCAAAATGTTAGCATG AAGCAAGAGCGGGGAAACGGGAAGAGAAGACAAAAGCCTCCTGAGGCTGACACAACAGAGTCCACTCTGATGACAAAGGTCAAGGATCTCTGA